The Dehalococcoidia bacterium genome has a segment encoding these proteins:
- the rplU gene encoding 50S ribosomal protein L21: MYAVIRSGGKQYTVREGDTLDVELLTGEPGERVELTDVLMVGEGADVTIGKPLVAGAKVVAEVVEHGRGEKIIVFKYHAKTRYRRKIGHRQHFTRLAIREIVAK, from the coding sequence ATGTACGCAGTGATTCGCAGCGGCGGCAAGCAGTACACCGTCCGTGAGGGGGACACGCTCGACGTCGAGCTGCTGACCGGCGAGCCGGGCGAGCGGGTCGAGCTGACGGACGTGCTGATGGTCGGCGAGGGCGCCGACGTGACGATCGGCAAGCCGCTGGTCGCCGGGGCGAAGGTCGTGGCCGAAGTGGTGGAGCACGGGCGCGGCGAGAAGATCATTGTCTTCAAGTACCACGCCAAGACGCGCTACCGCCGCAAGATCGGCCACCGGCAGCACTTCACCCGCCTCGCCATCCGCGAGATCGTGGCGAAATAG
- a CDS encoding DUF559 domain-containing protein yields the protein MRGYGRIGGGREDARANAGSAVAALVVTEAEERLWQAFRGGPVDGLRFRRQHSVGPFGLAF from the coding sequence ATGCGCGGGTACGGACGAATCGGCGGCGGCCGGGAAGACGCGCGAGCTAATGCTGGCAGCGCGGTCGCTGCGCTCGTGGTGACGGAGGCAGAAGAACGACTCTGGCAAGCCTTCCGCGGCGGGCCGGTGGACGGGCTGCGCTTTCGGCGGCAGCACTCGGTCGGGCCGTTCGGGCTCGCCTTCTGA
- the rpmE gene encoding 50S ribosomal protein L31, protein MREKIHPNYVEARVVCACGNTFMTRSTKPNLHTEVCSACHPFFTGEQRIVDTAGRVERFNKRWAKAEAGRR, encoded by the coding sequence GTGCGTGAGAAGATCCATCCCAACTACGTCGAGGCGCGCGTCGTCTGCGCCTGCGGCAACACGTTCATGACGCGTTCCACCAAGCCCAATCTGCACACCGAGGTCTGCTCGGCCTGCCACCCGTTCTTCACGGGCGAGCAGCGCATCGTGGACACGGCAGGCCGCGTCGAGCGCTTCAACAAGCGCTGGGCGAAGGCCGAAGCGGGCCGGCGGTAG
- the hisI gene encoding phosphoribosyl-AMP cyclohydrolase → MSETVAATSAAELQFKDNGLLPAVIQDAATNEVLMIGYMNPDSARKTLETGTVWFWSRSRKELWHKGDTSGNFFYVREVRTDCDSDCLLVRVDPVGPACHTGATSCFFNVMPAAAGTRPPSS, encoded by the coding sequence GTGAGTGAAACCGTTGCCGCGACGAGCGCGGCGGAGTTGCAGTTCAAGGACAACGGCCTGCTGCCGGCCGTGATCCAGGACGCTGCAACCAACGAGGTGCTGATGATCGGCTACATGAACCCGGATTCGGCGCGGAAGACGCTGGAGACGGGAACGGTCTGGTTCTGGAGCCGCAGCCGCAAGGAGCTGTGGCACAAAGGCGACACCTCGGGCAACTTCTTCTACGTGCGCGAGGTGCGCACCGACTGCGACAGCGACTGCCTGCTGGTGCGCGTCGATCCGGTCGGACCCGCCTGCCACACCGGGGCCACGAGCTGCTTCTTCAACGTGATGCCGGCCGCGGCGGGCACGCGGCCCCCCTCCTCCTAA
- the rpmA gene encoding 50S ribosomal protein L27 yields the protein MAHKKGVGSSRNGRDSNSQRRGVKHFDGELVQSGNILVRQCGTRFHPGKNVGMGRDFTIFSVITGTVKFEPLARGRKQLSVYPVAAVAAAPTEVSTRA from the coding sequence ATGGCACATAAGAAGGGCGTCGGCAGCTCGCGCAACGGGCGCGACAGCAACTCGCAGCGGCGTGGCGTCAAGCACTTCGACGGCGAGCTGGTGCAGTCCGGCAACATCCTCGTCCGCCAGTGCGGCACGCGTTTCCATCCCGGCAAGAACGTCGGCATGGGGCGCGACTTCACGATCTTCTCGGTGATCACCGGAACGGTGAAGTTCGAGCCGCTCGCGCGCGGACGCAAGCAACTCAGCGTGTATCCCGTGGCCGCCGTGGCGGCCGCGCCAACCGAGGTTTCCACCCGTGCGTGA